Genomic DNA from Bosea sp. (in: a-proteobacteria):
GTCGAGGCCGTGCGCCTGCTCTCCGGCGTCGAGGGCATCGGCCATGTCACCTTCCGCGAGGGCGACGTGGTGCGCCACGATCTCGTGCGCAAGATCGTCAAGGCCTATGAGGACGCCGCGCGCGAGGCCGTGGTGGCGCCGTCTCCCGACAGGGGAGCGCCGCGTTGAGCGAGGGCCCTGCGGCAGACATCGCCATCGAGAGCGCTGGCTGGGCGGCTGTTCCGGATGCGGAGGCGCTGGTCCTCGCTGCCATCGAGGCCAGCGCCGCCCAGGCGGGGATCGCGCTGCGCACGGGCGCGGAGGTCAGCGTGCTGCTCACAGACGATGCCCAGGTGCGCGAACTCAACCGCCTGTGGCGCAAGAAGGACAAGCCGACCAACGTCCTGTCCTTTCCTGCGGCGGCTCGGGACAGGATTGCCTCCGCCCCCATGCTGGGCGACATCGTGATCGCCTTCGAGACCGTGAACGCCGAGGCCGCCGAAGAAGACAAGCCGCTGCCGCATCACCTCACCCACCTGGTGGTGCACGGTTTCCTGCACCTGCTCGGCCACGACCATGACACCGACGCCGACGCCGAGGCGATGGAGGATCTGGAGCGGCGCATCCTCG
This window encodes:
- the ybeY gene encoding rRNA maturation RNase YbeY → MSEGPAADIAIESAGWAAVPDAEALVLAAIEASAAQAGIALRTGAEVSVLLTDDAQVRELNRLWRKKDKPTNVLSFPAAARDRIASAPMLGDIVIAFETVNAEAAEEDKPLPHHLTHLVVHGFLHLLGHDHDTDADAEAMEDLERRILALLAIPDPYADKS